The following DNA comes from Ornithinimicrobium avium.
TGATCCCACGAGGGGACCAAGCCTTCGAGGGCTTCCCCGGCCTGCTCGCCGAGACAGGCAAGGTTCTGCACCACATGCGACGTGGACAACGTCGCATGTCGTGCAGGACGTTGTCTGAGAAGCCCGACCGCCGTCAGGCGGCGCCGGCCAGCAGCTCGCGCACCCGGTCCGGCCACGGCGTCGCCGGCGGCGGGCCCCCCTCGCCAGGCTCCTGCCCCGACCGGCTGCCGACGTTGACGCACACCATCCGCCCGCGCGCGGCAGGCCCGCGCGGGCCCTCCACCTCGAAGGCGTAGACCAGCGAGGACGTGCCGACGTTCTCCACCCACAGCGAGGTGAGGACCTCGTCACGGAACCAGAGCCGGTCGAGGTAGTCCACCTCATACCGCACCCGGGGGACGGCGCCGTAGAGCTCCGGGAGCCCCATCGCGGTGTGCAGCTCGTTCTCGGCGGCCTCGACCCACCGGATGACCGAGGAGTGGTGGTAGTGGCCGGCGGCGTCGGTGTCGCACCAGTCGACGACGCGGGTCACGGTGGCCCGCCTCACGAGACCTCCGCGGCGGCGTCCTGGCGCAGCACGAAGCGCTGCACCTTGCCGGTCGAGGTGCGCGGCAGGGCGTCGAGGAACTCGATCTGACGGGGGTACTTGTAGGGCGCGATCGCCCCCTTGACGTGGTCCTGCAGCGCCGTGCGCAGCGCCTGCTCGCCCTCCTCACCGCCCAGCTGGGGACGTCCACCGCGAGGCACGACGTAGGCCTTGACCACGTTGCCGCGCTCGGGGTCGGGGGCGGCGACGACCGCGCACTCCATCACCTCGGGGTGGGAGATGAGCGCCTCCTCGACCTCGGTGCCGGAGATGTTGTAGCCGGAGCTGACGATCATGTCGTCGGAGCGCGCCTGGTACCAGTAGTAGCCGTCCTCGTCGCGGATGAAGGTGTCGCCGGTGAGGTTCCACCCGTCCTGGACGTAGACGGTCTGGCGCTCGTCGGCGAGGTAGCGGCAGCCGGTCGGGCCCTTGACCGCCAGCCGGCCGGGGACACCGTCGGGGGCGTCCCTGCCGGCCTTGTCCACGATCTTGGCCTGGTAGCCGGGGACGGGGCGGCCGGTGGAACCGGGGCGGATGTCGTCGTCGGCGCAGCCGATGAAGATGTGCAGCATCTCGGTGGAACCGATGCCGTCGATGAGGCGCACGCCGGTCCGGTCGTAGATGTCCTGCCACGTCGACCTGGGCAGGTGCTCGCCGGCCGAGACCGCGCGCCGCAGGCCGCGCAGGGCCTCGGCCTTGCCCCTGGCGATCATCGCCTTGTATGCCGTGGGGGCCGTGAAGCAGACCGTGGCACCGTGCTCAGCGATGAGGTCGGCGAGCTGCTCGGGGGTGGCCTTCTCGACCAGCAGCGTGCTGGCGCCCACGCGCAGCGGGAAGACGACGAGGCCACCCAGGCCGAAGGTGAACGCGATCGGCGGGGTGCCGACGAAGACGTCGTCGGGCTCGGGCTTGAGCACGTAGCGGGAGAAGGTGTCGGCGTTGGCCAGGATGTCCCGGTGGAAGTGCATCGTCGCCTTGGGTCGGCCGGTGGTGCCGGAGGTGAAGGCGAGCATCGAGACGTCGTCCGCGGCGGTGTCGACGTCGTCGAAGGTGGTCGGCTTGTCCCGGGCGAGGGCCGTGATGTCGGGCAGTTCGCTCGCGCCGTCGAGCTCTTCGGCCGTGCCCCCGTAGGTGAGCGTCCGCAGCCCCGGGACCTGGGCGCGCAGGAGGTCCTCGGTGAAACGGTGGTCGCACAGCGCGATGTCGAACCTGCCGATCTCGGCGATGGAGGCCAGCTCGCCCGGACGCAGCATCGGCATCGTGGGCACGACCACGCCGCCGGCCTTCAGCACCGCGAACCAGACGGCGACCAGCCACGGGTTGTTGGGGCCGCGGAGCAGGACGCGGTTGCCGGGGACCAGGCCGAGGTCCTCGACGAGCACGTGCGCGACCTGGCTGGCGTGCTCGCGCAGCTCGCCGTAGGTCCACCGGGTGCCGTCCGGGGCGAGCACGCACGGGCGGTCCGCACCGCCCGGCATGCCGTCGATGACGTCGTCGAGGAGGGCCGTGGCGACGTTGAGCCGCTCGGGGTAGTGGACCTCCGGCACGTCGAAGACGAGGTCTGGCCACAGCTCGCGCGGAGGCAGGTTGTCGCGGCAGAAGGTGTCGACGTGCGCGCTCGGCGTGAGCTCGGTGTCCGGCATGCGTGGCAGACCTCTCGTCATGGCACCTTGGCGACGGCGCCCGGCTAGGTCAACGTATGTTTGATCCGTGACGACAGTCAAGAGCACGACATCACGGAGCGGGTCGGGTGCCCGCGGCGGGTCGGCCGCGGACTCCGGGCTGCGGGCGCTGATCGTGACGATCTACGGGCTCTACGCGCGCGAGGTCGGCGGCTGGCTGAGCGTCAGTTCACTGATCCGGCTGATGGCCGAGCTCGGCGTCGACGAGCAGGCGGTGCGCTCCTCGATCTCCCGGCTCAAGCGGCGCGGGATCCTGGAGTCCGAGCGGATCGACGGCCGGGCGGGCTACGCCCTGTCCGCGCACGCCCGCGAGATCCTGGCGGCCGGCGACCGGCGCATCTTCCGCCGTCGGCGCGGCACGCTCGACGAGGGATGGGTGCTGGCGGTCTTCAGCGTGCCGGAGTCCGAGCGCCGCCGGCGGCACACGCTGCGCTCCCGGTTGTCGTGGCTGGGCTTCGGGTCTGTCGGCCCCGGCGTATGGATCGCACCGGCGCACCTGTCCGCGGAGGCGCGCGACGTGCTCCTGCGCGAGGAGCTGGCGGAGTACGTCGACCTCTTCGAGGGCCGCTACCTCGGCTTCGCCACCGCGCCCGAGCAGGTCGCGCGGTGGTGGGACCTGGAGAGTCTCGACGCGCTCTACGCGCAGTTCTGCTCCGACCACGAGCCCGTGCTCGCGCGGTGGCGTGCCAGCCGTGGCAAGGACGAGACGGGTATGGCGTTCGCCGACTACGTGCGCGTCCTCACCGCGTGGCGGCGCCTGCCCTACCTCGACCCCGGCCTGGCCCCCGAGCTGCTCCCCCGCGACTGGTCCGGCAGCAGGGCCGCCGACCTGTTCTTCGCGCTCCGGCGCAGGCTCGAGGAGCCATCGCACCGGTTCGTGGAGGGCGTGCGGCAGTAGAGGGGGACGGGTCGGGTCAGCGCTCGAGAGCCACCGGGGCGGGTGCGCGCAAGCGGCAGGCACGGCGGACGGCGTCACAGTGGGCTGGGTGAGCTGTTGGGGGCTAGTCGCGCTGCCGGTCGAAGCGGGGGTGGTCCTGAGGGATGAGCGAACCGGTGACCTGGTGGTGGGGCCAGGCGAGGGTATGCGGTGCGCTGAGGGTCACGTAGTTCGGCTGCTCCTTCGCGTGCACCGTGTCGGGATGGACGGGTACGTGCGCGGCGGGCGGGTTGGCGATCCAGGCGGCGACGAAGAGCAGCCAGCGCAGGGCGAGGTTCAGCGTCAGCATGAGGGTCGCCACGGCGGCGAAGGTGGAGAAGAGCGGGCCGGCCGAGACGGCGCCCACGACAGAGGCGCCGCCCGCCCGGAGCAGGCCGAAGCCGACCGCGCCGAGCACCATACCCTGGCGCATGTCCGCCCAGGGGGCCCGGACCTTGCTGATGACGCGCACGACCAGCCACACCAGCATCCCATCCAGGACCGCGATGAGGAGCAGGGCGCCAGCAGCGAGCAGCCAGCCGGCGACCGAGCTGCGCAGCCCCAGCCAGACCATGAGGTGCTCGCCGAGCAGAGTCATCGCGGAGACAGCGGCCGAGGATGCGAAGAAGGTGAGGGCGAGGAGGAAGAAGCCCCACAGGTCGACGATCTTGCCTCGGACGAAGCGCAGCGGGGCCCCGCCGAGGCCGAACATCTGCCGCACCGTGCGACGCAGTCCCGTCATCATCGTGATGGCGGTCCACACGATGATCACTGTCGAGACTGCGGTCGTCCAGCCCCAGGTGCCGTCCCGCAGCAGGTGCCCGGCCGCGATCAGGCCGTCGTTGCTCCCGTCATCGATGATGCCCGGCACCACGGAGTTGACGATGTCGATGACGCCGGCGACCAGTTCCGGCCGGCCGCCCAGGAAAGCACGGGCGGTGTTGACGATGATGGTCAGCGCCGCCGTCAGCGATAGCAGCGCCGTGAACGTCACCCCGCCGGACCCGAGGTTGCCCCAGGCCACGACGTAGCGCAGCCCGGCGCGGACGAGGCGCGGCTGACGCCCCACGTCGAGCAGGTCGTACCACCAGTCCTGCAGGCGACCCGATCGGTGCGCCTCGCGGACCCGGTCGCGCGCCGCCGCGGCCCGCTCGCGGTGCCCGCGCGGATCCTGGGTGAGCGATGACATGGACCCCATCCTGCCGCGAGCCTCCGGGGTGGCGGAGGGCGCCGTCAGCGGGACGGCAGCCGGCGATCTTCTGCAGCGCCGAGATGTCCCTTGCTCCACCCCATTGCGTAATTCACTTTGGTCTGGAGGCCATCAAGGGCAAGCCGGTCACCGATGAGCAGATCCAGACCTGGGCCGACGAAGCCGAGGCGGGTTACGACGTGGAGACCCTGCGCAAACGCGGTTGATGTTGACGCTGGTGCGGCCGGCCTGCAGCATCGCTTCGAACTGCAGGTGGGACAGGCCCAAGGTGGGTGATTCGGGTGGCACGTGCGGGCGGCGGACGTGGTCGGCCGGGGAGGCGGTCAGGACACCGTCGATGACGGCTGTGCGGTAGAACCCGGCCACGACGGACAGCCGCCGGTAGATCGTGGACGGCTTGTACCGGCGGTTCTCCTGCACGTACAGCTCGACGTGCACCCGGTGGGCGGTCAGCGGGTCGACGTGACGTGCGGCGCACCAGGCCAGGAAGGCGCGCAGGTCTGACTCGGTGTGGGTGCGCGTCTGGCCGGTGTAGCGGGCCAGGTGGGCGGCGACGGCCTGGCGCAGCGCGGCATCTGCGGGGTCGCTGACACCCAGGGGGACGAGGGCAGTGGAGGGCTGGGTCGTGGTCATGAACCATCGTGCCGCCACGGCGTCACCCGGCCGTCAAGAACGGCTTGACGCTCACTCGTCGTCAAGGGATACTTGACGGGTGGAGGTCACGTCGTCGGCTCGCAAGCACGGGGTCGAGGACGCGGACGTCCAGCACGCCTGGAGGAACGCCATGCGCCTGGTCGAGTACGAGCACCTGGGTGAGGATCGCCTCCTGGTGATCGGCCCTGACCGTCACGGCCGGCTGCTGGAACTGGTCGCCGTGCCTGCTCAAGCACCGGTACGCATCATCCACGCCGACCGGCTACGACCGAGGTTCTACGACTACCTGAGATGAGGTGAAACAGCACATGAGCATCAAGACCCGCCCCGAGGAGACCGGCCTGGACGAGCTAGACTCAGGCACGAACCCCGCCCGCGACGCCGTCCACTTCCGCCGCATCCAGGCCGCCCGCGCCAACCTGACCGACGCTGAGGACGAACTGCGCGAAGCTGTCCAAGCCGCCCGCGACGCGGGTGACTCCTGGACCATCATCGGCGCTGCCCTGGGGATCACCCGGCAGGCGGCCCAGCAGCGGTTCGGGAGAAACTGACCTATTTGGACAGCGGCAAAGTCGTGCATCCCGTTGTGGGATGCGGGATGGTATGCTGAGGGGATGACGACACAGATCGCGATACGGCTCCCTGATGAGATGGTTCGCTTTCTGGACCGGAGCGTGGCCAGTGGCAAGGCTCCCAGTCGAGCCGCGCTGGTGGCCGCAGCCCTAGAGCGCGAGATGCGCCTGCAAGCCGCGCAGCAGGACGCCCAGACCCTGAAGAAGAAGGGCACGGCCGATGACCTCGACGAGCTCGTCACCTGGTCCGTAGCCCACGCGACACTGGACGACTGACCTTGCGCGAGATCTGCCTGGCGCGGCTGGATAAGACCCGCCCAGTCCTGGTGCTCACCCGCGACACTGCCCGAGCCGTGATGACCAAGGTGACCGTGGCTCCCATCACGTCGACCATCAAGAGGTTGTCCAGCGAAGTGCCGGTAGGACGTGCCAACGGGCTGGACCACAACGGTGCTGTCTCGATCGACAACGTCCTTACCATCCCCACCGACCTCCTGGGCCGGACGCTGGGCTTCCTCACGCCCGAGCAGGAGCGCCACCTTGCACGAGCCATCGTGCTGGCGTACGACCTCGAGGTGCCGTTGCTGGATGAGCCGTGATCGCACCCTAAGGAACCCAAGGACGACGCCTTCCGATCGAGCTGGAATGGAGAGCGACCAGCGGCAGTTGCGTGCGCCTCCGCGCGACCGTGTCCCTCCATCATAAGCGGCGAAATGACGCACCCCGAAGGGCGACCTCGAAGGAGCGACCTCGAAGGAGCGACCTCGAAGGAGCGACCCGCGGCGGATGATGACGCCTGATGACGCACCGACTAGTTGTCACATGTTCAGTCTTCCTGTGAGGGAGCCTCACGAAGAATCGACTGACCCTCGAGCACCCGTCTGGTGTTGCCACTCCCGTCCATCCAGGCCAGCACGTCGAAGATGCGCAGCGGCGTGACGCATTCCGACAGACCCGAGGCCTGCCGTAGGTGGAGCAGGCGATTCCAGAGGAGGCTTTCTTGGGCGGTGAGTGCCGCATGCAAGGGGCGCCATTGCGAGTTGGCACCACCGAAGACCGCTTGCTTGATGACCGAATCCACGATTGGAACCAGCCGTGGTCTCTTCCGAGCGAGTAGCTTCGTCGCGCGCGTTTCCCCGACGAAGGGAAGCGCGATCAGCGCGCGGTAGAGCGTCCGCACGGACGTGAACGGTTCGACATCTGTGGACGCCAATGTAACGAAGTCGAGGTCGGGCCCCACCTGCTCGAGCAACACCTCAAATCGCCGACGCTGTGAGTCGACAAGTTCGATTGCCGAGCGTGGATGGATCGGGGCAGAGAGGAAGGAGCAGGCCAGCAAGTCATCAGAGGTGAACGTGTTACCACTGGCTGCTCGCGTCCCACTCGGATCGAACGTGTCCCACACACCTCCGGTGAAGCCCGTGTCCTTCCCGGAAAGGGGCGAGAAGTAGGCGGTCAGCACTGCCACGGCGTCCGCTTCACCAGCCTCCGTCAAGCTCGAAGTCAGAGAGATTCCCTCGTAGTAGGTCACGCGCCAACCCAAGCGCACGACGCTGACGAACGCGAGCAGCCGTGCCAAGACATCGCGCATCAGCGACGTCGCTGGCCGAGCACCAAGGCGCTGGCGAGCAGCGCATCCGTCCAGACAATGGTCTGCCAACCGCCGCATGAGGCCGCAGGCGAGCCTCCGCGTGCCGGCTTGTACTGTGTGGTCGGCCAGCGCGACGAGGCGCGGCCCCTAGGCAGGTTCTTGGAGCAGAGGGCAGTCATGAGCATCACCGGCATCCACATTCCGCACGGCGACGAGCCGATGGCTGCGGTCACGGTCAATGAGCGCAACGCGATGTCCTACTACCCCTACGTGCAGGGCGGGCCAGTCGAGGCCGCCTCCGTCACGATGGGCGGTCTCGAGGCGAAAGTCTACGTGAACTCTCGGTACCCCAGCCTGGATGACGGGACAGTCAACCCGCGGGCGTCGGCGCTGTTCGAAATGGCAGGGATCGGGATGTTCGGCGGAGCCATCCGCGGGGATGCTCTGCTGGTCCTCGCCGCAGGGGATGGCTTCTACGAGCGCTCGGTACCCCAGCACGTGGTGAGCGCCCTCCTTGATGCCGACGCGCAGTACATGGCCTGAGCCGAGGCGCAGACGCCACCTGGAGCGGCTGCGGGGTGCTGTCACTTCACGCGGCAGTTGAGTGCGCTTGCTGATCAGTCAGGACGCATCTGACGTTCCCAACGGCCAGTCGTCATCCCTTCGCGGTAAGGCCTAGCCTTCTAGGCGTGAACCCTGAACCCTCAGTTCTAGCAACCCGCGTTCTCGGGCAGCAAGTGCGGCACCTTAAGGACTTTTTCGAGCAGGCATCGTCCATCGTGGACGACCCGCCTTCGCGATCACCGGCAGCTGAGGACCTTGCTCTGGTCCACGGCGCACGCCGATCCGCAGACCTCCAAGCGCTCCGATGGTGGGCCCACCGCGCTGTGAGGCTCGACCTGTCCAGCGCCCTTGAACACCAATTCGGACTGCAAGTGATCCTCGCGAACGAACAACGGCTCTTGCCGCTACCGGCAATGGCGCTAGGGCGATCGATTTACGAGGCGGCTATCAGCGTCTTCTGGCTCGTGGATACGCGAGTGCCAACACAGCAGCGACTTGCCCGTTGGGCCGGCAGATTGCTGCACGACACTCAGGAATCTCCGAACGCCCTAGAGAGTTTCGGCATTTCAGATGTTGCGCGCGTAGAGCGAGAACGTGTCGAAGAAGGACGTGCGCTGGGACAACGGTTGATGCACCGCGCAGGGTTCGAACTGGTAGCCAAGGGCGGCGACCGCAGCGCCGAGACTCGACAAGTCTCGTTCGAGGGGCAAGTTTCTCGTCTAGTACCGAATGTTACTGATTTAGTTCCGACCTTTACTCCCAACCAGCAGTCCTTGTGGCCACTGTTTTCCGGCGCATCGCACAACCGAGGCTGGCTAGTGGCCGGCTTAGAGGGCAACGCCGCCGAAATGCTGGCATCGATTGTGGCACCCCTTCTTGATACCTCGGACGCACTCGTAATCGAATGCGCAAAATACTTCCACTTGGACCCGCGCTCCGCGCTAGACCGAACACATCTTCATCGGCAAGCAGTCCTAAAGCTGGCCCGTCCGCACTCAGGACCTTCGCTGGATTGGGAAGCGTATCGGGTTGCAGGCGGTGCCCCGCCAGTCGCATTCGACTTCTTATAAGGGGAAGTAGACGCCTCGCGTGCCTCTGGCCCGGAGCTAGTGGCTCGTGTTTGAAGTGGTCTGACGGTTGGCTTTCTTGAGGATCTCGTCGGCGGTCTTTGTCCAGACGAAGGGGTGGCAGCGGTCGTTCCAGCCGTCGACGAAGGCGCGGATCTTGGCGTTGAGGTCCTTGACGAATCTGAAGGTGCCGCGGTGGATCGCCTGGCGCTCGATGATGCCGAACCAGACCTCGACGAGGTTGAGCCAGGAGCCGGAGGTCGGGGTGAAGTGGACGTGGATTCGTGGGTTGGCGGCCAGCCAGTCGCGGACCTCGACGCGCTTGTGGGCGGCGTAGTTGTCCATGACCAGGTGCAGCTCGGTCCCGTCGCCGGTGTCGGGGTAGGCGCGGGCGACCTGCTTGAGGAAGGCGAGGAACTCCTGGTGGCGGTGTCGCGCCTTGCAGGCGCCGGTGACTTTGCCGGTGGCGATCTCCAGCGCCGCGAACAGCGTCGTGGTGGCGTTGTGCTTGTAGTCGTGGGTGCGCCGCTCGGGCAGTCCTGGTTGCATCGGCAGCATCGGCGCGGTCCGGTCCAGGGCCTGGATCTGGGACTTCTCGTCCACACACAGCACGATCGCGTTCTCCGGCGGCGCCAGGTACAGCCCGACGACGTCGGTGACCTTGGCGACCAGCTCGGGGTCGGTGGAGAACTTGAACGTCTCCACCCTCCACGGCGCGACCCCGTAGTCGCGCCACGCCTTGGCCACGGTCCCGTTGCTGATGCCCAGGTGGCGGCCCAGCAACCGGGAGGACCAGTGCGTCACCCCGTACTTCTTCGGTGGCGGCCGCAGCGTCTGCGCGACGATCTCCCGGTGGTCGATAGTCCGCGGCCGGCCCGACCGAGGCTCGTCCTCCAACCCGGCGATCCCCTGGGCCGCGTACCGGTTGCGCCAGTCGATCACCGTCGGCCGCGACACCCCCACCTTCGCCGCGATCGAGATGTTCGACACTCCGTCCGCGGCCAGCAGCACGATCCGTGCCCGTTGCGCCAGACCGGCCCGAGCAGAGGAGGACCGGGTCAACCGGGCCAGTTCCTCACGGTCACCATCACGCAACCCCAGCGCCGGGGCAGGTCGATTCGCCATACCCCATCGTCGCAGCCGAGCAACTGTAAATCAACTAACTACACGTTCCACTAGTCCCACGTGCCGCGGGGGGTGTCGCTCGACCCGTCCGGACATGCGTGCCGACTGCGGACGAGGGGTTGTCGCCAAGCATCCGACTCTTGGCGGAGTCGTGATGTATTGACCTCCGACCAGGCGCGAGCGCCCCAACCTGCAGATGGCCCAGAGCGACCGGAGCGATGCTTCCCCAAAGTGGGCGGATCTGACGTAGTCGGCCGCGTACCTATACACCGGCGACGTAGGCGGTGAGGAAGTGGACGCCGTGGCGGTCGAGGTTGCCGCGGGCTCGGTCGTAGTGCTCGGTGGTTCTGGGGTCAGCGTGACGGGCGAGGATCTGGGCGTCGCGCAGGGGCACGCCGGCGTCCAGGGCGTTGGTGATTGCAGCGTGCCGAAGCGAATGGGGGCTGATGTGCCTGGGGATCCTCGCGCTCCTCGCGATGCGCTGCACCATCCGGTAGACGTCACGACGGTCGATCGGTCTCCCGGAGAGCGGTCGCAGGATCAGCGGCCCGGTGGTGCGCTCACCGCGGCAGGCCTCCAGGACCCGCAGGACGGGAACGGTCAGCGGCATGGTGGCGGGCTTGTTGCCCTTGCCAACCAGGTGCAGCACCCGGTGGCCTCGCAGCACGTCGGTGTAGTCCTCGATCCGCACCGCCGCGGCCTCGGAGGCACGCAGCGCGTTGATCCCGAGCAGGTAGGCCAGCGCGCCGTGGTGGACGGAGATCGTCTGGGCGACCTGCAGGAAACGGATCAGCTCCAGCCGGTCCAGGCCCTGGGTGCGCGACTCGTCCCGGTGGACCTTCGGGAGCCGGGCGTACACGGCCGGGTCGGCGGGGATGGTGCCGTCGATGTGGGCGAACCGGAAGTAGCCCCGGACGGCGTGCATCATCGTGTTCACCGAGGAGTCCATCAGGCCGGCGTCCCCGAGGTCACGGATGTAGAGCTCGACGTGGGCTCGCTGTATCCCGACCAACGGGTCCAACCCGTTGGTCCCGCACCAGGCGAACCAGCGACCCAGTTGCGCCCGGTACAGGGCATGCGTGGCCCCGGAATACCGCGCCAGGAACGAGACCGCCGCGAGCTGCGCGGCACTCATCGAGGACGGCTGGAACGGCAGGATCGTCTCGGAGCTGGACGTGGTGGACATGGTCGCCTCCTGCGGCGACCTCGTTGCGCCACTGTCGACGCCCGCCGCCAGCGCGACGAGGCACTGACCCCAACGACGCTACGCCGAACACTGGACCCGCCCGGCGATGAGACGTGCGACGGAGCGCGCGACCTTCCGTCAGACATCGGACCAGCGGAGCTGAGGGGCATAGGGTCGGTCGGCATGGATGCCGACCAGCCAGGTCTCTTTCAGCTGCCCGACCACCAGCCGCAGGTCCCTCCCCAGCCACCGCAGCGCGGGAAGAACCGGCAGGTGTGGCAACTGACCGCCACCGCAGAGGTCACCATCACTGATGCTTCTGCCCTGCAGGCCGCGGCGCGGTCGAACGAGGGCGTCGTGATCGCCGCCTCGGGCGGTGACCTCGGCGTCGAGGAGGCCGAGCGTGAGGCACCGGATGCCGCGCCCGACGATGACGTCTTCGATGCCCTTGCCTGGCTGATCTGGCCCAGCGATGGGCTGGAGGAGGCGGTGGAGGCCGGCGCCTTGCGGATCCTGTCGGTGGAGAGCGAGGCCAAGGGCGGCGACTCCGTCGACCACGGGACGGCGACCTGGAGTGTCACGGTCAAGCTCACTGACGTAGAGGCGTTGCGCCGGTTGGCCGTTCGGGCCTCCCCGGGCGAGGCAACAGAGATCTCGGCCAGCCTGCCGGTGGCCTGGCCACGAGCATGCGACCCGTTCGCGCCGCTGCGCTCGATCACCGGAATCACCTGGAGGCCGGGAGGAGTCGGCGTCGAGCACTGCCCCGCCAAAGCTGGCCGGAGCCACTGAGGCCACGGCGAGCTGGACTTCCTCTCCGGGGCCGCTACCGTCCATACCTACTCGCGGCGAAGTGATGCGGTCTCCTGATGACGTGACCCGCCGCGACGCTGGGGTGCTGCTGGGGTGCTGCCCTACCCGACAGAAGTGCGCCAACTAGGCTCTATTGTACAAAATCGCGGTTTATGAGATACCGTTGATCCATGAGAGAGATCACTGTCAGCGACGCCCGAGCTCGACTGGCGGATGTCGTCGATGCCGCCCGCATCGGGCACGACCCGATCTACCTGACCCGTCGTGGCCGGCGGGTGGCTGCCGTGATCGATGCCAACGATCTGGACGGGTTGATCGCAGCCGCGGAGGACCTTGCCGACATCGAGGCCGCCCGGGCCGCCCGAGCCGAGCTGGACGAGGGCGAGACTGCCATCCCGTGGGATCAGGTCAAGGCCGACCTCGGCCTGGCATGACATATCGCGTCGAGGTCGCGCCTGCCGCGGTGCGCCAGCTGCGTAAGCTCAACCCAGATGCGCGGCGCCGCGTGCAGGCAGCGGTCGAGCTGCTCGCGGACCAACCCCGGCCCAATGCGGCGAAGAAACTCGTCGGTGGAAACGGTGAGTGGCGGGTTCGCACTGGCGACTACCGCATCATCTACGAGATCCGCGACGACGTCCTTCTCGTCCTGGTCGTGGCCGTCGGCCACAGACGCGACATCTACCAACGTCGCTGACGATCCACCGAGTCCCACTACGCCGGCGCAGGTCCGCTCGCGGCGGTAAGCCTGGAGTATTCACTAGGGGAGTCGGGCAGGGCCGGTAAGTAGCGTGTCGCGGGGGTGAGGGTGTCCCTGACCTGGGAGAATACGGATTGTCTAGATCTGGATTCATACCCGGGAAGGGACACCCTCAAGGTGAAGCGTACAAGCGGGACGGCTGCTGCTGAGGCAGCCTGGTCGAAGAGCCTGCTGGTGAAGGCGGAAGGCGCTGGGACGGTGGCGCACGCGGGGGTGGTGCTGCCCCGGCTGCTGGCCGACCGGGTCGGGCTCACGGGCGCGTTCCGGGACGTGCTCGCCCGGCGTGGCTTCCGCCCGGGCCGGGACCGTGGCCGGGCGGTCACGGACACGGTCGCCGCGTTGGCGTCCGGGGCGCGGTGCCTGAGCGACGTGGAGGCGATGACCGCCCAGGTCGAGCTGTTCGGCCCGGCCGGTGGGGCCAGCGACACCACGGTGCTGCGGGTGCTGGGTGAGTACGCCGACCGACTCGGTGAGGACGGGCTGGCCGGGCGGGCGTTGGCGCGGGCCACCGCCAAGGTCCGCTCCCGCGCCTGGGAGCAGATCGTGGCCCGGCACGGGAGGCTGCCCGCGGTTCGGGTCGCCGGCAAGGACCTGACCCGCCCGGGCCGGGGTGAGGACGTGCCGGTGCTGGTGATCCGTCTGGACGCGACGGTGATCGCGGCCGCCTCGGCCAAGGAGGGCGCGGAGGCGAACTACAAGGGGTTCGGCTTCCACCCCCTCACCGCGTGGTGCTCGAACACGGGCGAGAACCTGGCGATGATGAACCGGGTCGGGTCGGCCGGCTCGTTCACCGCCGCCGACCACGTGAAGGTGCTGGACGCGGCGCTGGCCCAGGTGCCCGCGGCGCACCGCCGCGAGGTGCTGGTGAGCGTGGACGGGGCCGGTGCCTCCCACGGCCTCGTCGAGCACCTGGACGCCCTGAACACCGCTGGTCAGCACGGGCGACGCGGGCGAGGGGTGGAGTACTCCATCGGGTGGCCCGTCGATGCCCGCACCCGGTCCGCGATCGAGGCTACCGGCGAGGGTGACTGGTCAGCGGGGCTGACCGCGACCGGTGGGGCCGAGGAGCACGCGCAGGTCGTGGAGCTGACCGGGCTCCTACGACACAGTCACACCGGTGACCTGCTGTCGGGGTGGCCGGGCGACATGCGGATCTTCGCCCGCCGCACTCC
Coding sequences within:
- a CDS encoding type II toxin-antitoxin system RelE family toxin gives rise to the protein MTYRVEVAPAAVRQLRKLNPDARRRVQAAVELLADQPRPNAAKKLVGGNGEWRVRTGDYRIIYEIRDDVLLVLVVAVGHRRDIYQRR
- a CDS encoding tyrosine-type recombinase/integrase codes for the protein MSTTSSSETILPFQPSSMSAAQLAAVSFLARYSGATHALYRAQLGRWFAWCGTNGLDPLVGIQRAHVELYIRDLGDAGLMDSSVNTMMHAVRGYFRFAHIDGTIPADPAVYARLPKVHRDESRTQGLDRLELIRFLQVAQTISVHHGALAYLLGINALRASEAAAVRIEDYTDVLRGHRVLHLVGKGNKPATMPLTVPVLRVLEACRGERTTGPLILRPLSGRPIDRRDVYRMVQRIARSARIPRHISPHSLRHAAITNALDAGVPLRDAQILARHADPRTTEHYDRARGNLDRHGVHFLTAYVAGV
- a CDS encoding IS630 family transposase; the encoded protein is MANRPAPALGLRDGDREELARLTRSSSARAGLAQRARIVLLAADGVSNISIAAKVGVSRPTVIDWRNRYAAQGIAGLEDEPRSGRPRTIDHREIVAQTLRPPPKKYGVTHWSSRLLGRHLGISNGTVAKAWRDYGVAPWRVETFKFSTDPELVAKVTDVVGLYLAPPENAIVLCVDEKSQIQALDRTAPMLPMQPGLPERRTHDYKHNATTTLFAALEIATGKVTGACKARHRHQEFLAFLKQVARAYPDTGDGTELHLVMDNYAAHKRVEVRDWLAANPRIHVHFTPTSGSWLNLVEVWFGIIERQAIHRGTFRFVKDLNAKIRAFVDGWNDRCHPFVWTKTADEILKKANRQTTSNTSH
- a CDS encoding type II toxin-antitoxin system Phd/YefM family antitoxin; amino-acid sequence: MREITVSDARARLADVVDAARIGHDPIYLTRRGRRVAAVIDANDLDGLIAAAEDLADIEAARAARAELDEGETAIPWDQVKADLGLA
- a CDS encoding DUF6308 family protein → MTYYEGISLTSSLTEAGEADAVAVLTAYFSPLSGKDTGFTGGVWDTFDPSGTRAASGNTFTSDDLLACSFLSAPIHPRSAIELVDSQRRRFEVLLEQVGPDLDFVTLASTDVEPFTSVRTLYRALIALPFVGETRATKLLARKRPRLVPIVDSVIKQAVFGGANSQWRPLHAALTAQESLLWNRLLHLRQASGLSECVTPLRIFDVLAWMDGSGNTRRVLEGQSILREAPSQED
- a CDS encoding IS1380 family transposase, which gives rise to MRVSLTWENTDCLDLDSYPGRDTLKVKRTSGTAAAEAAWSKSLLVKAEGAGTVAHAGVVLPRLLADRVGLTGAFRDVLARRGFRPGRDRGRAVTDTVAALASGARCLSDVEAMTAQVELFGPAGGASDTTVLRVLGEYADRLGEDGLAGRALARATAKVRSRAWEQIVARHGRLPAVRVAGKDLTRPGRGEDVPVLVIRLDATVIAAASAKEGAEANYKGFGFHPLTAWCSNTGENLAMMNRVGSAGSFTAADHVKVLDAALAQVPAAHRREVLVSVDGAGASHGLVEHLDALNTAGQHGRRGRGVEYSIGWPVDARTRSAIEATGEGDWSAGLTATGGAEEHAQVVELTGLLRHSHTGDLLSGWPGDMRIFARRTPRSPGEQAQLGQDPNWRYGAFATNTPTGQVQHLDVRHRTQAHVEDRIKELKACGATRLPSTSYDRNSAWLHLAAHAVTVLAWLRLLALEDDLAVAEPKALRFRLLSAPARYVRHARKRVLKIPTGWAWATHLADAFDRLRALHPA